The DNA segment caataattgatttcaataaatgacataatcaatcaaataaatctcaaaataaacaatacccaaatttgtagcaAATTAAAtgacaaattccttggcattctcattgaccacaagctgaatttccagggacacattctaaatatatcaaaaaatgtttcaaaaactgttggcattctttctaagatcagatattatgtaccccgccctgtcctggtgactctctattactccctcgtctatccatatctcaactatggtatttgtgcttggggttctactacccaaaatcatttacgtcctctaattactcaacacaaagctgctattaggacaatatccaactctggccccagacatcactcggtactcctactcaaatctctgaatatgttagatataaagtcactgcacattctctcatgtgtattatacatatataaaacgctgaactgtaatgccaatcctgacctcaaaagcttcatagaaggttgtaacagaacccatgagcaccacaccagaaataaatacagttttgatattcctagagtacgacttaatcaaactagaaatgctctacaaatcaaggggcccagaatgtggaatgaccttcccaaccatgttaaagactgtacctctcaaccagtttaaggtaaaaacgaagctatacctaataaattccctgtaacctaccttaccccgctattgtcaacccatgtctgttttttttaaatggcgctctttgtcgacagaattgtttttgtgctgctttttcagccatgttccccccttttttatctctttttttatttgttctcaactcattttattctctatgctcaattagtattaagctttagtcatttaagtttttcatgcccgaaacgctttgcgtaatagtggctttaggcatcgtATGtattagccctatctataaatccatcactctttgtaaaatctattgtatgtatgtaccttacctaaataaacatttgatttgatttgatttgaagtgCTCTGACTGGGTCGAATGAAACTATGGTGAAGAAGATAATCAActtcctcctggatgatacgtcgtttctcggggggtcactcgataagggtgtgGCCGAATTGGAGTTATCTCTGTCAGTTGAACATCACGAGTAATGAGAGGtatctgagtggggacctccccaaacaagttggagaaggtcTTCAAAAgttcctggaactctgctctctgctcatcctgcaaatgacacaacaattcttccccggaactggaATTAGATAAAAGAGGATTACCATCTTCCCCTACAACAATAGTCTCCTCAGGGTTTACCTCCTCATTAACATAAGTCACAATACtgggcccacaataagccttcaaacGATTCACATGCACAATTATTGACTGACGGGTATGTTTGGGGTTACTGACTCTATAGATAAGTTCACCGAGACGTTTTACCACTCGATAAGGTCCTCCAAACTTGTGTGACATAGAAGTTtccatacgaggcttcaagacccTGACCCTAAATTTTCTGattcaaaaactctgagtttggtcTTGAACCGCTTATCATGCCGCTCCTTCATTACCTGTTGTGCCTCGCCCAAATGTTGTAACGCCAACTCCTTCGTTCGAGACAGCTTGCTCTTCACATCCTTCAGGTATCTTTCACTCTGCCAAGCTGTTACATCTCCCGACATTTTCTCCTGCAACATTTTTAAGGGTCCCCTCACCTGATGTCCAAACACAAGATCAAATGGGGAGCAGCCTAGGGCAGTGTGCAACCCGTCCCTGCAGCAAATAGTACAAATGGTAAATTgtcatcccaatgtctgggtgaatcttccccgGTTGTTTTTAACATCTGTTTGAGGGTTTGGTGAAACCGCTCGATTCCcccttgactctgaggatggCAAGGACTAGAGAAGTTATGTTGAGTTCCAAAAGAActacaaaaagttttaaaagttgtgGAACAAAAATTGCTtccattatcagtttgaatgatacggggcataccaaataatGAAAAGACCCGTTCCAAGTGCTTTATGATTATAGAAGCCTTAATGTTACGGAAggcatatgcttcagggaacctggtggtcatataTAGGATAGTAAACATAAACATATTTCCTGATTTAGTTTGGGGTAAGGGGCCGACACAATCCAGCACCACAtgtgtaaaaggctcctctggcactacaatagggtgtAAGGGTGCTCGTGGAACAGTCTGGTTAGGTTTACCAACAGCTTGACATACAACACAATTGTGATAATATCTGACCACATCCTTTTTGAGTTTTGGCCAATAGAAAAACTTACATATTTTATGATACATATTGGAAATCCCTTGGTGACCTCCCATAAGGTCATCatgggcagcttgcaatacctgctccctatactcctTGGGTATGACGAGCTGGGTCCTAGATTCACAATCATCTGATAAGGGAGTTTCTGGTGGTCTCCATCGTCTCATCAAACATTGATCATTGAAGTAGTAACCCGTGCTCTCATCCAAGGTATCAATAGTGTTAGCTGCTTCTGTATAACAttcagctagactgggatcagtactctgcaACTCGCTCAAGGTCTGGGACTCAacagctggagcgagcgggcaaggaactggtacctgggccacctcttccagaccatcatcctctgggtcagaataaattagggctttggcaccagcctcactctcgacatccagGTGAGCTAAGAATGTATCCTCAAGGTTCACCTCCACCTctctgtctgaaggggtcctggcctcgaaAACATCCACCTTGGAAGTCACAGGATTTACCTCAccctgcttacccatggatctggtcacaacacaggctggatagatgacaccatcatccgcattCGGTTGAGCCAGCATACAACTAGGGTTAGTAAACATGATAGGACACTGTCCCactaacttgacacttgtcaaaatcattacccacaataacatcaaccccagggatgggcaactgctcactaactgctacagtgcaccaacctggtgtaatagttgACTTCAGGTGAATTTTAACTAATGGTACACGCTTGACATGACCTCCAATACCTTGCAATAATACTACTtcaccagtgtcttctgtgctaacatcagcaAGAGCACGGTGAGAAATTAGACattgggaagcaccagtgtctCTCAGTAACTGCACTGGCTTCCAGCTTCCACTGGTACAAAGTAAGGTGCCCGAATATAGGTACGGTTTATAGTTAGTCATCCAATTGGGCATGACTGGaacaacattagaattaattgctTGCAACCTCCGTCTCATAATCAGACCGGTaggtctcaactcagggtgcaagGAATAACAGGAAttaaccacatgacctcttctcctgcaatgtgtgcaatatctgccagtggtTGAAACAACCGAACCAACTGCAGGTTTAGACACTACATTATTTGAGGGTGACAACCCTGTCTgctgtttctcaatctttggctttaCAGGAGAACAGTTCAGGGGAGTAGGGGAGTTACCTGGTCTGGCATGGAAAACATGAGATTTAGGAACATGATAATTACTCATAGAATTATAAGTATTTGATTGTGCTCGAAAAGGCACCTTAGTGAGTAATTCGTGTTCGTctgctagcttggctagtttcaTAATGTTATTGGTCTGTTTATGTTCAGCTATAAACAAGGataatttctctggtagataaCCTAAAATCTCCTCTGTCACTATGAGGTTTCTCAGAGTTTCAAAGTCTGTAATGGAAAGTGCTTTTACCCATCTATCAAAATGAGTAATTATAACTCTTGCAAAATCAGAAATGGTCTGATCATGTGCTCTCTTTATACATCTAAATTTCTGTCTATGGGCCTCTAGGATCTGctggtatgcatttaagatgTTCTGTTGGACAAATTTAAAATCAAAAGAATTAGCAGCAGGAAGAGATGCAAAAATTTCCTGGGCTTTCCCCTTAAATTGTCCTGGCATAATGGCAACCCATTGATCCACAGGCCAATTCATACAGACTGCTAACTTCTCGAAATGCAAAAAGAATATTTCTGGGTCCTCCTCATTGAATTGAGGCAACTCTACATTTTTTCTAAACTTTAAAGAGCTATCAGTACTATCTGTATGATTACTAGTGCTACCatgccctgctgcaattctctgttcCTCTAGTCTGTTATTATTTATTGCTATACTTTGTTGAATTTCCAATTTCTGCCACCTAACTTCCTCTAGTTGCAACTAAGCTTCAATTCTTCTTCTCTGTGCTTCTGTTCCACTTGCTTTTGTTGGTTTTGAGCTTCAAGCATCTGCTGCTGAGTCTTCAATTCAAGTTTGTTTTTGCTGGTTCTGAGCCTCCAGCATCTGCTGCTGAGTCTCCAACTCCAGCTGTTTTTGGCGATTCTGCATCTCCAACCTCTGTTTCTCTGCTTCTAACTTAGCCATCTCTAGCTTAGATTCCATCTCTAACTTTAGAGTTGCCACctggtcacttgactcttcttctaactcctCTAACCACTCCTCGTAAAGTttctcctccaccaagtgtgtgacaatgacTCTTACTAACTGAGCCTTTAACATTCTCCTGGAAACTGTCAGCTTTAATTTATCAGCCATGTACAGCAACCCAGACTTTTTCAAGTTTTTAATTTCACCAAAATTTGGCTGCTCCACCAACACAGCAACTTGTTCCTCCATTGTCAGCTTAATTAACACAACTAGCaattacaacaacactgaaggtttgcttggcccctggcacaagctgtacacttacctcaatcgtaaAGTGTTGAGAAAACTTCCACAAGTAGCACAGAATGAACAGAAAAATGGTACACAGGCTTGGTTAGGTATCACCAGTTAACCACACAGTACATAGGAAGGCATTAACAATTTATAACATGCGCCACTATTTTGTACATTAAAATATGGGAATTAATGCTCCCGGACATAGGCCCTCATTTTGTTATgtcccttgacctctgggtatggttcctctgttgcagtggttagaaaatatataataatacggcTTTGCCTACTTAAGTGTCTAGGGTAAATGAATCCACTACTTATTTAataaagcaatatacttaaagtaagggtaacaaagaacatataaatatataaatggaacTACAGgacagccagaaatattaatgcatcaGAATACAACACAATATCATTATACAAGCACTGATCAATACATTAAaacttaaatggatagatgggtatgcacataATAGTCTAACCAGGAAATCAACAATGTTACTGAACAATAACAGGGACCACAGACTTAGCTCCCAACACGTCCACGCCAGCCAGTTCCTCCCACGCGACTGCTTTGTTTGAGCATTCATGGCGTGGCGTCTACAAGTTACTAACTAAAAAAGCTcacatgaaacctctagatactctgctatcagactccctcatctatccatatcttaactatggtatttgtgcttggggttctactacccaaaatcatttacgtcctctaattactcaacacaaagctgccataaggacaatatccaactctggccccagacatcactcggtaccattactcaaatctctgaatatgttagatattaagtcactgcacattctctcatgtgtattatacatatataaaacgctgaactgtaatgccaatcctgacctcaaaagcttcattgaaggttgtatcagaaaccatgagcaccacaccagaaataaattcagttttgatattccaagagtacttcttaatcaaactagaaatgctctacaaatcaagggacccagaatgtggaatgaccttcccaaccatgttaaagactgtacctctctcaaccagtttaagataaaaacgaagcactacctaataaattccctgtaacctaccttacccctctattgtgaaccccatgtctgttttcttaaacaacgctgtttgtcgacctatttgtatttgtgctgctttttcagccatgtttccccctttttatctttattttcatttgttctcaacacattttattctttatactcatttagtattaagtattagtcattaaagtttttcctgcccgaaacgctttgcgtaatagtggctttaggcattgtatgtactagctctatctataaatctatcaatttatgtaaaatctcttgaatgtatgtaccttacctgaataaacattttattttattttattttattttatagtaatactaaagaacataattataactaacttatatgcctataacactgctaaggtgtaaataagaaattaagtacaatcaataaacaggaataattacaagggtgaatcagtgacgctagctggatacactgcacgcattactggaacatcccaaatatggtcatccccccatgagacgccacggtctccccccacaggaatgaacatgcaatagcattaacaaaatattcaatacaggcacactacagcatgctacatttaaatcaaacataaatatactggaacacaactggatacaACTGTGTTCTATTTAAATAACCGAAAGAAAATAGttgacatacatatttatcacaaTGAATGTTAGAATCAATTATAAGGATTCGTAACAGGGaccacagaagtgcgttccctggtggaatgtgaacTGTGCtctggctgtccgctgtaagcgagtagcctggaagagacaccgccgcagGCAGACaggctgattcttttcttttgtttcagaaggcgagcgcggtggcccgtagggccatccatacAGCTAAGCATGAATGTTGGAAGTCTTATGttgccaccattacgtccgaaactcctctgccgcagatctgaaaGCATGTCCGCAAGATAGCGTGTAAGTTCGTTctcgatgtctcgccggtcctttacctccgtggttctcttgtggcagacccgttgcaggtcgcgatcGAAGTGGGTtcgcacttttcttctgttagctatggttctcatcttcctcaatctttgctTCTTtgaaaacctgtccttgaatctcatcCTTTGGATTCCTGCATCCATCTCTGACTTCCCTATAatgttctcttctctctctctaaatttcagtct comes from the Procambarus clarkii isolate CNS0578487 chromosome 58, FALCON_Pclarkii_2.0, whole genome shotgun sequence genome and includes:
- the LOC138353508 gene encoding uncharacterized protein, with translation MPGQFKGKAQEIFASLPAANSFDFKFVQQNILNAYQQILEAHRQKFRCIKRAHDQTISDFARVIITHFDRWVKALSITDFETLRNLIVTEEILGYLPEKLSLFIAEHKQTNNIMKLAKLADEHELLTKVPFRAQSNTYNSMSNYHVPKSHVFHARPGNSPTPLNCSPVKPKIEKQQTGLSPSNNVVSKPAVGSVVSTTGRYCTHCRRRGHVVNSCYSLHPELRPTGLIMRRRLQAINSNVVPVMPNWMTNYKPYLYSGTLLCTSGSWKPVQLLRDTGASQCLISHRALADVSTEDTGEVVLLQGIGGHVKRVPLVKIHLKSTITPGWCTVAVSEQLPIPGVDVIVGNDFDKCQVSGTVSYHVY